TGACTATTGTGGGAACAATCTTCCACTGTATTTCATGATGAAAATGTCATGGTTTTTAGAACTACATCTGATGCATGAGGTAAATCGAAACGTATGGATAATTCTGACAAATTTTGTACTCACTACAACAAAGGGGACACGATGTAAGCTCGTGTTTTAAGCTTCATGGGTTCCCCAACTAGTGGGGGGACCGACCTCAGGGTGATCAAGTATTAGGCCGTTCTAGAGGGCATGTGGATtattttgacaaattttatACTCATTGCAATAGAGATGAACATGATGCAAGCTCATGTTTTCAACTTCACAGGTTCCTCGACTGGTGGGAGGATTGACCTTAGGGTGATCGAGGATCCCAGGCCATTCTGGAGGGTGTGGTAAGGGCACAAACAATGCTTTTGTGTATGCCAACAAAGAGCAGTAGCAATAAAGGTGTGTAGTTTCAGGTCCTATCAGGTAAGTCAATAGTGATATTTAACATCACTCAAGCTTAATGGCAATAACTTGTTGCCATTTTGAATGTTCCCGAAACAAAGTATATACCATTATCGGTAGGCATGCCATTCCTTGGATTATTGACAATGGAGCCTCATAACATGTACAAGAAATGTATCTGGTTTGATAGATgtgaaaaaattacaaacatacTAGTAGGATTGTCGAATGGAAAGAATGACATTGCTATGAAGAAGGGTAGTGAGATTTGAATGGTGGTTTACAACTTGATAATGTTTTGTTTGTGCCTCAATTAActtgcaatttaatttttatatcacaACTAATTAATGTTTCTGATTGTATGGTTTAATTTACTAATGCTAATGCATTGTGCAGGACCGCCCAACGAGGATGTTGATTGGAGCATGTGAACGAATAGAtggactttttttttctcattgtaTACCGAAGGTGCATGCATTGACATTGGAAAGGAATTTGTTAATTGATATGTGGCCTAAGTGTTTGGGTCACCCATTAGAAAAACAGGTGCATATATATTGCCTTGCAAGAAGAACAATTTTTAAGCAAGATTGTGTGGAGATTGTAATGAAAAGGAGGGAGACAATGTGAGTGGTGTGTGAATGGTGAGGCAATGTCTCCACATGGTggtacaagaaaaaaatatgaaaacgaaTTTAGGAAGGACATGAGAAACAAAATTTCATCGACGAAATATAAGGATTTTGTCCTTCATTGTGTAAAATGGGAAGGGAAAGTAAATCTTTTGCGCAAGTTAGGCATCAAGATCTTCATACTCCAACATTGAGATATTATcattatagttatttattttattaggagatataatctttatttaattgagtgtatatctatatatatatattttggtggcctataaataaaatgatgatGAGTAGGTGTAAAATGTATGagtaacaaatatattaaatttaaattccaacCTAGAAATTTAGTACTTTTTGTTTTGGGAAATGTGAATTGCAAAAAATAACTTACATGTGGAATGGATTTACTTTGGAAAGTAACTTTTGGGTCCAACTGAGAGCTGGCGGATTCAGAAAGAATTGATGAAGCTGCCATATTGGTGTTCTTTGCTATGGTTTCCTTTACAGCAACTTGCTCAAGACTCTGCGCAAGAACAAATGATAGGTAGCTTTGGTGTAATAAGTTGCAGACTTGACTTCTTTCTATGACGTACTAACAGGCTTATTGTTGATGGCAAGTGgacatgcatattaatttagaataatttaaggtGTTTTTGTTTCTCATTTACCTGAGAAATTTCACCAAGTGGTTTTTTCTGGTTCATCATACACGGTTCACGAGTCTGTTGCGAGTTCACCAATGCCTAAACAAAGTAATGAACAGGTGTAAAATCACAATAGAATcagtatttttatttcatccaATACTCAAAAAGATTTATTAAACTCACAAATTCCTCCTCTGCTTCTTTATTTCTCGGATCCACAATGCGGTCTTTAGAAACAACACCTATTTCACCTTCTTTATCAACCAAGTTAGAACCTTCTTCCAAGCTACTGTTAACATTTTGGATCTTCCACGTAGAAGTTCCTTCCCAGTCTTTATTAGGCCCATCACCTTGTTCAACAGCCTGGGACCTGTGTAACAAACTTAAATTCCTTGCCACAGAACAAAATACTCAAAAACTGATGCTATTTATCTTGTTAGAATTGCATTTACCATCAAATGTATATCTAAAGAGAAACACATACATTTTAATTGGCATCAATAAAGTCAGTAAGATTCATTCTTTACTTTACACCGTCAAGAATTTAAATAGAAATACCTCTTAGAATTTTCATCTATTTGTCTCTTAGCAATGTCCTCTCCCAGCTTATGATCCCTCGCCACAACACGTTGACGCATTTCTTCTACCCATGAACTCTCAAATCCAACTTCAATAGCTTCTTCACATAGTTTATGGAACTCTTTTTCTCTTTGAGGAATGATATTATCCCCACTTTCCTTCTGAAGGAGCAACAACATATCTGCCAAAATTTTCAACCTCCAAGCTTGAAAGCGCTCACTAAACCTCTCACAAGCATTCCAAAGATGAGGATATGTTGCTATTGCCTCCACCAGAAGAGAAATTTGTCCCTCATCCAGTTCAACAAAATGTTTATATTCTCCCAATCTTATACGGATATCTGCAGAAGCTGTGCAAAGTTTGAGAGGCTGATATGAAAATATAGGATGGAAATgacataaaaagaaataaaaaaacctGGAGAAATATCACTGTTGTTGTTCGAAACAATATCTATTCCCTCTTGTTTATCCAACAGATTCAACCCTTCTTCTATTTGGATTCCTTTACTTAACACTATTCCTGGCTTTCCTTCATTCATCTTATCATCTTGTTCAACAAGATTTGAATCTAGTGCAGGTATGTCCATGCCACTAGACTCAATGTGAGTTGCAACACCACCTTCAATGCTAATGTCTTCAACACCATTTGGCAAAGATTTTGTCTTAGCTCCCTCTGCTGCAGCTTTAATACTCTCATTTCCTATATCCCCAGTCTCCTGTGTAtcacaaattgaaaaaatatgatTGAGTGGGCCATTAGTTTTTAATGTTCATCATGTGAGAAATGAGCGATTTTTAGTGGTTTTCTTACTATCACAAAATCCATTTTTAAGTTTAGTAATTATTCCACATATATGATAAGGTATTTTACACAGAGAAGATCCCATACAAATTGAAGGTGGGCCTCTAAGTGCTAAAATACTATAGTCGGCACTGCTAGTCTCACTAACGCTACAACTTTTCCAGTAAGTGTAGTTAGTTTCATCAATACACTTTACAATTCTAAAGATAAGTTTTGTAAGGTAACTTTCATTACTATACTTCCTTCTTCTCCATATCTAGTTTACTAATATCTAGCTGATTCTTAGTTAGGTAGCATATCATGACATTATCTAATTCAAACTGCACAAATATAGAAGATTTGTAATTTGGTAGAATACTTTTCATTCGGTTTTTTAGAATGAAATGCAAATATATACAGATAAACCTCAAGCCATTTGAAAGGGAACAAGCAATGGTATTTTTTTCTGAATGAGGGAGCAGAGTCAACCATTTGAATGAGTGAACAAGCAATTGGTTGGTTCTGACCTGTGATGAACGGAACTCACTGCTACCGCTCATAGTCGAATCTTCATTCAATAATCTTATGATGCCCTCAAACTCCCATCTTTCAACTACAGTGTTTTTAAAAtctgtaacaaaaaaaaaaatatattagggAATTCATGTGACAatgaaacacaaaacaaaaggGAAAACATCCTCAACTTTCCATGATGAATcattatatcataaaaaaaagtttatgatAGGAATTTTATATCACCCAACAAAATTCTACGTTTTAAGAATCGTTTCCTTTATAACAGTGTTCTTCATAACGAAAATTACTAAAGCTTAAAATTAAAGATCTTGCAACCTTCCAATAAcagtttatatttaaagattCCATATAGTATTTACCTTCTTCATaaggaaaattttcaataaGCTTCCCAAGAGTAGTTGTTGAAGTGAAAGAGAGTTTTGGACAATTGTAGACAACACAATTCTTTAAATTCGACAAATGAGTATCTAGGTGGAAGTTTGAAAGATGCATAAATATTAGAAGTTTGATTTTTGGAAGCTCAGCTTTAGTATTTCCTATCTCGTCACAATTTCCTTGTTCACATCCAACAAGATCTTCTAGTTCAAAGGCTCCATTTATGATCAAAAGATGAAGATTGGGAAGGTCATTAGATGCAGATCCAGAGAATAATCTTTTCATCTTGTGGCAATGTCCAACATACAGCGCTTCTAGTTTTGGAAAGCATGGTTGAGGAGAAATATGATTAGACAATTTTTTATCCTcttcaattatttgttttaatttttcgcATTTTCTGATCTGCAGAAGATTCAACTCTGGTAAGCATCTTAAAACATACTTCGAAAATATTACTTCTAATTTTGGACATCCAAATATTTCTAATCTTTTAAGATTTGGAAAGGTAAAAGAATTCTTTGATTCTTCTTTTTCACACCCTACAATCTGCTTCAGTTCCATGCATTCTGATATGGTTAGGCTCTTCAACTCTGGTAAGCTTCTTAAAACACAGGAAGGAAAGATTACTTCCAACTTTCCACATCCCCTTATTTTTAATGTGGTAAGATGTTGGAGAGTAAATGAATTCTTGGGACCCACCCAAATATAAGTCATTTGAGGTAGATATTCCAACGACAAATACCTTAACCTTAAACTCACTTGTTGCTCAGTCATTTCATGTCcattaaggaaaaaaatacaTTCTAGTCCAGAACTCCATATGCCTAGAGTTTGCAAAGTGAGGAAATGGTTTAGAATCCCTTTTGGATCCTGcagaatattaataaaaattgtaaaaaattccaaatagaaaatacaaaggaaaaataattaataatcataaaaaaaaaaagacaagacTACCTTCGTACTTGTGATAATCGTCAAACAATTAATAGAACCATAAAAGGGATAGAAACAACTGTAACAATGAAAGTTCTTCAAAGATGGCCACGTCACAGTGAGAGTGTTGGTAGAACAAATGCTAACAAAGTTTGGTAGATCATGAAGAGAGAGTATTTCCAATGCTGAGAATTGAACATGAATCTCCTTATAATCCTTATTAGCTTCGTGATATTGGCCAAACATATATTTCAACCGGAAACATTTATACACATATAGCTCTTTTAAGTTAGGAAAGATAGCCTTCATATTCTCTTTGCCATATTCATCATCAGTGTCTATAATGTACTCAAGTCCATCACATTCCGTAATTCTCAAAATTTCCAACATCAATGATGATGCAATGGACAGTTTAAAAAGGTACCTTGCCTTATCAAAGCCTTTCAGTTCAATCTCTCTAATATTGTGTATCATAATCAAGTTCAAACCATGTGGTTGTTTTGAAAGACATTCTTCAACACTTTCAACCGGGGAAACAAAATCCAAGTTCGATATCTGCAATTTATACACCAAAATACTTCTTAaaccaaactaaatattatCTTAACTCTGATTATTAATGTATTCAATTTCTATCGTATTGTTCGTATAGATAAAAGTTTAAGCAAAGTCTATAATTATTTAGATTCACTTGTTTGTTAGCAAAACTTGCTTTCTGTTTAGCCTATTAAGagaaagttgaaaagaaaataattttccaAAGTTAATCTATTCCTAATAATCTATcccaatatttaaatattaaaaatttatgttgcACCTATGGTATGAATTCAGGTCACTAGTAGCACGGCATGTAAGACCATTTATTACTTTTAGCACAACATcttcttcaaattcaaatatttaaattaatttttgtaaattcaCAAAGAGAGAAACAATGTAAATGATGGTTTTTCATACCTTGATTGCAATAAAATCTCTTTTTGTAGCTTCTGAAGCATCTGTTGAACAATTTATGTTGAAAAACCCAACATATCTCCCAATATCCAATGATAGTGTTCTTAAAGACGGACATATCACATTATAACTACCAACAATTATTCTATCCCTAATATGATCAAGTTCAAGTACTTGTAAAGCAGGAAGCTCAATTTGAGTATTATTTCGACTAGAGAAGTCTTTCAAATCAGCATcctctttatttgttatatcATTCAATTCTCCAACAAAAGAAACGGGGAATATACCCTCCAATAAGTCACATTCACTGATATGTAGCTTTTTCAAACTTTGGAAGATTGAAATATCACTCTGACAATCATGCTCATCCTCAACAATGATTTCCTCCTGATTTTTATTGACCCTTTTGTGAGTTACTATATCTTTCAAACTTTTGCACCCATGTATGTACAATTCTTCCAAAGAAGTCAAGGTCTTAGCAATAGATGCTGTAAAAATTGAGTCTAAATTCCCGCAACATGTTATCTTAAGGCTTGCAAGGTTGGATAAAGTTCCTGAAAAGCAATTATAAAACCACAATCTAAAGAgtcatatttataaatgaaaaaagaaaaatgtaactAGGCTATGCTTCACAAATTGAAGGGCTATAGAAATATGGATGCTTACCTTCCTCAAGTATTTCATCAAGTTCTTCTTTTCTATCCTGGTCTGTTAAGGGAACAATATCTGAAATTATTTGATCTAACATGTCACATTCTTTTATCTCGAGAACTTTCAATTGAGTTAAGCCTCCAACAATGTTGGCTGggaatatatgttttaattctGGACAGCTATATACCTCTACTTCCTGAAGATTTTGGAAGACTTGTACAGGATGCCCTGTGGTGAATTCATCCTGACCTTTTCCCGTTTTGTCATCATCTGCTACTATGTGCTTCAGTTCATCACatcttgatatttttaatattttcaattgtaCCAAACTTCGAGCAACAACATACGTGAAGAGAGAAGTCAGCCGTGGACAAACACTCAAATCCAGCTTCTCTAAGTTCTTAAAAGGCCCATTGACAGGTAGAAAACAATGCCATATAGCTTTTAGATTTTCCATGCAGTCGATTTTCAACGTATGCAAGTTGGACAAAAGAGTTGCCACCTCACTCGAGTGACTACTAGTAATAATCAAACATTCTAACTCTTCAGAATCACGTATCTCCAACGTATTCAACTCATTCAAACACCCTCcttcaatttgaaatatatcagGGATGATACTTTTTGCGCCTCCGTGAATATTACTTACAAATAGATCCTTTGCATTTTTTGCCAAACCCTTCATTACCTCATTTGATACGTCAAAATAGTTGAGTAATAAAGTTCTATGATGAGAGgaaaatactttaaaattacCACCATCAAAATAACGAGATCCTAATACAATTCCATACCTTTGTAGAGTTTCGGGTACACTAAACGTCTTAAAGAATTCAATATTGTCTTCACTGTTAGCATACCATTGTCCTTCAATATCTATAATGTACAACTCTTCCAAAAGCGGGATTCTCTTCACCACTTCAAAATTCTTCACTTTAATGTCGCATTCATTCAACTCTAACAATTTTAAGGTTGTTGGTGTAATTGCAACACTGGTTTTTAATTCAGGAAATGAAGGCAGTAAACAATTAAATAACGAGAGACTTTGAAGATTTTTCATACCGCCTAAAAATGAGAAGTCGCTCAATTCCCAATTGGAAATTAATAGATCTCGAAGATTTGTTAATGTATTGAAAGATACTGTTGACAATGGAGTTTTTCCATCCTCATCATTGACAAGAATCAAAACTTTGAGCACTCCCATTCTTTCGAAAATCCCATCAAGTTCTTTCATCTTTGTccgtaaaaataaaaactcaagaTTTGAGCAATCCAAATCCTTTGGAAATTTCACACACCATAGATATctgattgaatttttttccaCTATAACATCTTTTTGCTCTTCACACTTGATCATCTTATTCTCATTTTTTGCTATTATGTGGGCCACATCACGAACTAAGTCATGCATTTTGACACGTTGATAATCTGCatccaacaacaaacaacaactaACAAGCTTAATTTTAGCTGCAATCACTTCATTCCTTGCCTCTTCATATGAGAGAGTTTCTCCAACTACACCTACTCCTATTGCACATCTTGTTAAAGTGATTTAGCTTCTTCAGTATCCAAATTATCATAGCTCAACTGCAAGCACTTGTAGGGATCAGTCAAACCTCTTTCAATATTTATTGGCTTAGAATGCTTCAATTTATCCAATGCAACCCTCCATTCCggctcttcttttctctttaaacTACAAGCAACAGCTGCAATGGCAACCGGCAATCCTTTACATTCATTGGAAATTAATCTTCCCAGACCCTTTAAGGTATCAGGGGTGCCTTCTGATATAAATGCTTTATTTTGGAAAAGAGTCCATGCTTCTTCCTCCGTTAAAACTGGCAAGTAAATCTTTCTTTGACAATCCATTAAAGAACAAACTGAATCTGATCTAGTGGTAATGAGAATCTTGCAGCCGGGTTTAGAAGAAGGAATCCCAATACGACCAAAGTCAAGCTTCTCCCACACATCATCtagtattataaaaatatttttctcttgagTTAATCTCAAGCATAATCTTTGGGCTCTTTCCATTTCTTCAGCTTCTGGAAATTCAAACTGTATTGAacttgcaatttttttttggatacTTCGAACTTCCACTGTACTAGAAATAGGCACAAAAAGAACTTTGTCAAAAAGATGTTCTGCTTCAACGAACTTCCTGGTTTCCATTGCTAATGTAGTTTTACCACAACCTCCCATCCCATACAACCCAATCATGGaaacatctttatttttcacTGCATCCAATAGTTGCTCATATGCCGATTGTCTACTCTCAAAATTCATGCATTTTTCCAAAAGAATATCAAGGGTGTTTGAAGGAAGCGTAGTGATCCGGTCAAATGGCACGTATTTTTTACCACTTTCAATGAACTTTTCGAGGTCCATAGTTTTATTTGCTAACTTTTTTCCA
The Vigna angularis cultivar LongXiaoDou No.4 chromosome 5, ASM1680809v1, whole genome shotgun sequence genome window above contains:
- the LOC108340379 gene encoding uncharacterized protein LOC108340379 isoform X2, which translates into the protein MHDLVRDVAHIIAKNENKMIKCEEQKDVIVEKNSIRYLWCVKFPKDLDCSNLEFLFLRTKMKELDGIFERMGVLKVLILVNDEDGKTPLSTVSFNTLTNLRDLLISNWELSDFSFLGGMKNLQSLSLFNCLLPSFPELKTSVAITPTTLKLLELNECDIKVKNFEVVKRIPLLEELYIIDIEGQWYANSEDNIEFFKTFSVPETLQRYGIVLGSRYFDGGNFKVFSSHHRTLLLNYFDVSNEVMKGLAKNAKDLFVSNIHGGAKSIIPDIFQIEGGCLNELNTLEIRDSEELECLIITSSHSSEVATLLSNLHTLKIDCMENLKAIWHCFLPVNGPFKNLEKLDLSVCPRLTSLFTYVVARSLVQLKILKISRCDELKHIVADDDKTGKGQDEFTTGHPVQVFQNLQEVEVYSCPELKHIFPANIVGGLTQLKVLEIKECDMLDQIISDIVPLTDQDRKEELDEILEEGTLSNLASLKITCCGNLDSIFTASIAKTLTSLEELYIHGCKSLKDIVTHKRVNKNQEEIIVEDEHDCQSDISIFQSLKKLHISECDLLEGIFPVSFVGELNDITNKEDADLKDFSSRNNTQIELPALQVLELDHIRDRIIVGSYNVICPSLRTLSLDIGRYVGFFNINCSTDASEATKRDFIAIKISNLDFVSPVESVEECLSKQPHGLNLIMIHNIREIELKGFDKARYLFKLSIASSLMLEILRITECDGLEYIIDTDDEYGKENMKAIFPNLKELYVYKCFRLKYMFGQYHEANKDYKEIHVQFSALEILSLHDLPNFVSICSTNTLTVTWPSLKNFHCYSCFYPFYGSINCLTIITSTKDPKGILNHFLTLQTLGIWSSGLECIFFLNGHEMTEQQVSLRLRYLSLEYLPQMTYIWVGPKNSFTLQHLTTLKIRGCGKLEVIFPSCVLRSLPELKSLTISECMELKQIVGCEKEESKNSFTFPNLKRLEIFGCPKLEVIFSKYVLRCLPELNLLQIRKCEKLKQIIEEDKKLSNHISPQPCFPKLEALYVGHCHKMKRLFSGSASNDLPNLHLLIINGAFELEDLVGCEQGNCDEIGNTKAELPKIKLLIFMHLSNFHLDTHLSNLKNCVVYNCPKLSFTSTTTLGKLIENFPYEEDFKNTVVERWEFEGIIRLLNEDSTMSGSSEFRSSQETGDIGNESIKAAAEGAKTKSLPNGVEDISIEGGVATHIESSGMDIPALDSNLVEQDDKMNEGKPGIVLSKGIQIEEGLNLLDKQEGIDIVSNNNSDISPDIRIRLGEYKHFVELDEGQISLLVEAIATYPHLWNACERFSERFQAWRLKILADMLLLLQKESGDNIIPQREKEFHKLCEEAIEVGFESSWVEEMRQRVVARDHKLGEDIAKRQIDENSKRSQAVEQGDGPNKDWEGTSTWKIQNVNSSLEEGSNLVDKEGEIGVVSKDRIVDPRNKEAEEEFALVNSQQTREPCMMNQKKPLGEISQSLEQVAVKETIAKNTNMAASSILSESASSQLDPKVTFQSKSIPHSEIKSSQIEAHIAKESEGHHKLIEDSGGNDMIPIALGKEGEDNLVLKTLVELEKYLKMSLKDIVSSETNTLRLFSTLNFLSNLPFKDVTLSDGLKHIIETMHQHFPTILCSFKQRFATIDKLAELEAHQNEVVIKTSKAENFNNEARLKEVVLKEQIIRLKEEIKVCEAALSSLDEGKNKCIVETIRYEKELENVRKNKSQMVEDQRKVEQELFEVTYKWSILCSEYELNRMAVRSPS
- the LOC108340379 gene encoding uncharacterized protein LOC108340379 isoform X4, encoding MHDLVRDVAHIIAKNENKMIKCEEQKDVIVEKNSIRYLWCVKFPKDLDCSNLEFLFLRTKMKELDGIFERMGVLKVLILVNDEDGKTPLSTVSFNTLTNLRDLLISNWELSDFSFLGGMKNLQSLSLFNCLLPSFPELKTSVAITPTTLKLLELNECDIKVKNFEVVKRIPLLEELYIIDIEGQWYANSEDNIEFFKTFSVPETLQRYGIVLGSRYFDGGNFKVFSSHHRTLLLNYFDVSNEVMKGLAKNAKDLFVSNIHGGAKSIIPDIFQIEGGCLNELNTLEIRDSEELECLIITSSHSSEVATLLSNLHTLKIDCMENLKAIWHCFLPVNGPFKNLEKLDLSVCPRLTSLFTYVVARSLVQLKILKISRCDELKHIVADDDKTGKGQDEFTTGHPVQVFQNLQEVEVYSCPELKHIFPANIVGGLTQLKVLEIKECDMLDQIISDIVPLTDQDRKEELDEILEEGTLSNLASLKITCCGNLDSIFTASIAKTLTSLEELYIHGCKSLKDIVTHKRVNKNQEEIIVEDEHDCQSDISIFQSLKKLHISECDLLEGIFPVSFVGELNDITNKEDADLKDFSSRNNTQIELPALQVLELDHIRDRIIVGSYNVICPSLRTLSLDIGRYVGFFNINCSTDASEATKRDFIAIKISNLDFVSPVESVEECLSKQPHGLNLIMIHNIREIELKGFDKARYLFKLSIASSLMLEILRITECDGLEYIIDTDDEYGKENMKAIFPNLKELYVYKCFRLKYMFGQYHEANKDYKEIHVQFSALEILSLHDLPNFVSICSTNTLTVTWPSLKNFHCYSCFYPFYGSINCLTIITSTKDPKGILNHFLTLQTLGIWSSGLECIFFLNGHEMTEQQVSLRLRYLSLEYLPQMTYIWVGPKNSFTLQHLTTLKIRGCGKLEVIFPSCVLRSLPELKSLTISECMELKQIVGCEKEESKNSFTFPNLKRLEIFGCPKLEVIFSKYVLRCLPELNLLQIRKCEKLKQIIEEDKKLSNHISPQPCFPKLEALYVGHCHKMKRLFSGSASNDLPNLHLLIINGAFELEDLVGCEQGNCDEIGNTKAELPKIKLLIFMHLSNFHLDTHLSNLKNCVVYNCPKLSFTSTTTLGKLIENFPYEEDFKNTVVERWEFEGIIRLLNEDSTMSGSSEFRSSQETGDIGNESIKAAAEGAKTKSLPNGVEDISIEGGVATHIESSGMDIPALDSNLVEQDDKMNEGKPGIVLSKGIQIEEGLNLLDKQEGIDIVSNNNSDISPASADIRIRLGEYKHFVELDEGQISLLVEAIATYPHLWNACERFSERFQAWRLKILADMLLLLQKESGDNIIPQREKEFHKLCEEAIEVGFESSWVEEMRQRVVARDHKLGEDIAKRQIDENSKRSQAVEQGDGPNKDWEGTSTWKIQNVNSSLEEGSNLVDKEGEIGVVSKDRIVDPRNKEAEEEFALVNSQQTREPCMMNQKKPLGEISQSLEQVAVKETIAKNTNMAASSILSESASSQLDPKVTFQSKSIPHIELAIKHKFVSSSRLSSESLDGEFESLSSEAI